The genomic segment TTGATCTGGTGATCGCCAATTGTGAAAATGCGGCGGCCGGTTTTGGGGTTACCCGGGATATTGTCGAAGAACTGTATGAAGCGCACATTGATATCCTGACGTCCGGCAATCATATCTGGGATAAAAAAGATGTGCTGGAATATATCGACGATTATGAGACGCTGCTGCGTCCGGCCAATTATCCGGGCACAGTGCCCGGTAAAGGTTCGGTATTAATGCCGACTGCCGCGGGCGATTACGTCGGTGTGCTCAATCTGGCGGGCCGGATTTTCATGGCGCCGATTGACTGTCCGTTTGTCACGGCCAAACAGGAAATTGCCCGGTTGAAAGCCAAAACCAATGTTATTATCGTTGATATCCACGCGGAGGCAACCTCGGAGAAGAAGGCCCTGGGCTGGTATCTCGACGGTGAAGTTTCCGCGGTGCTGGGCACGCACACGCATGTGCAGACGGCGGACAACGAAGTTCTGCCGGGCGGCACGGCTTATATCAGCGACGTTGGAATGACCGGCCCTTTTGACTCCGTGATCGGCATTAAAAAAGACACCATCATTGAAAGATTCTTAACACAGATACCCAACAGATTTGACGTGGCCAAAAATGATATCCGCCTGCAGGGCGTCATGATGGATATTGACGCGCAAAGCGGTAAGGCCAGTGCTATTGAGAGGATCAGCATCAAGCTCAACGATTGAACGGAGGGACCAGATGAAAAGCGCTTATGAAATTTTAAAGGAAAGAGGTTTTGTCGAGCAGATCACCGACGAGGCCTTGATTACCGAGCTTTTCGCCAAAGGCCCCGTGACCTGTTATATCGGCTTTGATCCCACCGCCACCAGCCTCCATATCGGCTCTCTGGTGCCTATCATGGCGCTTGCGCACATGCAGCAAAACGGCAACCAGCCCATTGCCCTGGTCGGCGGCGGCACCGGGCTGATCGGCGATCCCAGCGGCAAGACGGAAATGCGCCAGGTGCTTACCCGCGAGCAGATTGACTACAACGCGCAGTGTCTGGGCAGACAGCTTTCCCAGTATCTGGATTTTACCGACGGCCGCGCCCTGCTTCTCAATAATGCCGACTGGCTTACCAGGATCAACTACATTGAATTTCTGCGTGATATCGGACGGCACTTCAGCGTCAATAAAATGCTGGCGGCGGAAAGCTACAAGATCCGCCTGGAGAAAGGGCTCAACTTTATCGAGTTCAATTACATGCTCCTGCAGGGCTATGATTTTCTATACCTGTTCCAGCATTACGGCTGCGCCCTGCAAATGGGCGGCAACGATCAGTGGGGTAACATGCTGGCCGGCACCGAGCTGATCCGCAAGGTTGAAGCCAAAGACGCGCAGGCCGTCACCTTTCCCCTGATTACCACGTCGCTTGGTCAAAAGATGGGAAAAACGGAAAAAGGCACCGTCTGGCTCGACGGCACGCTGACCACGCCCTACGAGTATTATCAATACTGGGTCAACTGCGACGACGCGGATGTGGAGCGGTTTCTCAAACTCTTTACGTATCTGCCGCTTGAAGAAATTGCCGTCGTCAAAACACTGGCCGACGCCAGACTGAACATGGCTAAAACCGTCCTGGCTTACGAGGCAACCAAAGTCACCCACGGCGCGGAAGCGGCAAAAGCCGCGTGGCGCGCATCGATGGAGGCCTTCCATGCCCGTCCGGTCGATGCCGATCTTTTCCCCGCAAGCGACATTCCGCGCGAAGCGCCACAGGCCGATACGTCCGCCATTCCCCGTTATGCAGTTTCCCGCAAGGATCTGGATGCCGGTCTTCTGATCACGTCTTTATGCGCCAAGGCGGGACTGACACAATCCATGTCGGAGGCCAAACGCCTCATTGACCAGGGCGGCATCTATATCGGTGAACGCCAGGTTAAATCCGTGGATGAAAAATTGTCCCCTGATGACTTTGCCGTCAGCAACGAACTGCGCCTGCGCAAGGGAAAGAAAAAATATCTGATTATAGAAATAGCCGATTAGTTCGATCCCCCTGCAGGGGGACGAGACTGAAGGCTGAAGGCTGAAGGGCTAAACGGAAGCTTCGCTTATCTTTGTTGAAAATTACAAAAGCCCGGACGGGTTAACCCGTCCGGGCTTTTTCTTGTTAGATGGTAGACTTCCTGCGTTCAAGGATGCCTGTGTCACAGGCGCAAAGCTAAAATCTGAAGATATTCCCTGGCCGGAAGCTGAAGGCATTGCGAAACGTTTGGTTAAGCAACTTTCCAAACTCTTCCAAAAACCGCTTGCGTTCAAACCTGCCGAGACCTTAAGAACCTATCCGGCGCCTGATGATTTTCCGGAAAACATCCTTTGGAACCAGACCCGCAAATGGTCTTGGATCGATAGCACGCGGCCAGGCCTTGTGCTGATTGCCCGAAGGCAAGTCGTTCACGCGCAAATTTCGGCAAACTCTCTTGACTGCCAGCACAACGGATGCACACGCGGCGTTGTCGCAAAACTCGAGTTGACGACGACACCGTTGAAAAGAGACTAAATGGTTACCCCCTTGCCCCTTGCCTATTACTCATCAATTTCCCACCACCATATCTGCCGGGTTGCCGGTCGTAAGCTGCGACCA from the Deltaproteobacteria bacterium HGW-Deltaproteobacteria-6 genome contains:
- a CDS encoding TIGR00282 family metallophosphoesterase; protein product: MKILFIGDIVGKPGRTAVKELLPSLVGTHDVDLVIANCENAAAGFGVTRDIVEELYEAHIDILTSGNHIWDKKDVLEYIDDYETLLRPANYPGTVPGKGSVLMPTAAGDYVGVLNLAGRIFMAPIDCPFVTAKQEIARLKAKTNVIIVDIHAEATSEKKALGWYLDGEVSAVLGTHTHVQTADNEVLPGGTAYISDVGMTGPFDSVIGIKKDTIIERFLTQIPNRFDVAKNDIRLQGVMMDIDAQSGKASAIERISIKLND
- a CDS encoding tyrosine--tRNA ligase; this encodes MKSAYEILKERGFVEQITDEALITELFAKGPVTCYIGFDPTATSLHIGSLVPIMALAHMQQNGNQPIALVGGGTGLIGDPSGKTEMRQVLTREQIDYNAQCLGRQLSQYLDFTDGRALLLNNADWLTRINYIEFLRDIGRHFSVNKMLAAESYKIRLEKGLNFIEFNYMLLQGYDFLYLFQHYGCALQMGGNDQWGNMLAGTELIRKVEAKDAQAVTFPLITTSLGQKMGKTEKGTVWLDGTLTTPYEYYQYWVNCDDADVERFLKLFTYLPLEEIAVVKTLADARLNMAKTVLAYEATKVTHGAEAAKAAWRASMEAFHARPVDADLFPASDIPREAPQADTSAIPRYAVSRKDLDAGLLITSLCAKAGLTQSMSEAKRLIDQGGIYIGERQVKSVDEKLSPDDFAVSNELRLRKGKKKYLIIEIAD